One window of Chloroflexota bacterium genomic DNA carries:
- a CDS encoding transposase, with protein sequence MERSQGRHMSAEEKLRVVEEGRGSGATISEVCRRHQIAYTQ encoded by the coding sequence GTGGAGAGAAGTCAAGGTAGGCACATGAGTGCTGAAGAGAAGCTGAGGGTAGTGGAGGAGGGGAGGGGGTCGGGGGCCACGATAAGCGAGGTATGCCGACGCCATCAGATTGCCTACACCCAGT